In a single window of the Rhinolophus ferrumequinum isolate MPI-CBG mRhiFer1 chromosome 21, mRhiFer1_v1.p, whole genome shotgun sequence genome:
- the CHD3 gene encoding chromodomain-helicase-DNA-binding protein 3 isoform X6 yields MASPLRDEEEEEEEMVVSEEEEEEEEEGDEEEEEVEAAEEDYEEDDDEGVLGRRPGHDRGRDRHSPPGCHLFPPPPPPPPPLPPPPPPPPPPPDKDDIRLLPSALGVKKRKRGPKKQKENKPGKPRKRKKLDSEEEFGSERDEYREKSESGGSEYGTGPGRKRRRKHREKKEKKTKRRKKGEGDGGQKQVEQKSSATLLLTWGLEDVEHVYSEEDYHTLTNYKAFSQFMRPLIAKKNPKIPMSKMMTILGAKWREFSANNPFKGSAAAVAAAAAAAAAAVAEQVSAAVSPATPIAPPGPPTLPAPPAADIQPPPIRRAKTKEGKGPGHKRRSKSPRVPDGRKKLRGKKMAPLKIKLGLLGGKRKKGGSYVFQSDEGPEAEAEESDLDSGSVHSASGRPDGPIRTKKLKRGRPGRKKKKVLGCPAVAGEEEVDGYETDHQDYCEVCQQGGEIILCDTCPRAYHLVCLDPELDRAPEGKWSCPHCEKEGVQWEAKEEEEEYEEEGEEEGEKEEEDDHMEYCRVCKDGGELLCCDACISSYHIHCLNPPLPDIPNGEWLCPRCTCPVLKGRVQKILHWRWGEPPVAMPAPPQADGNPDAPPPRPLQGRSEREFFVKWVGLSYWHCSWAKELQLEIFHLVMYRNYQRKNDMDEPPPLDYGSGEDDGKSDKRKVKDPHYAEMEEKYYRFGIKPEWMTVHRIINHSVDKKGNYHYLVKWRDLPYDQSTWEEDEMNIPEYEDHKQSYWRHRELIMGEDPAQPRKYKKKKKELQGDGPPSSPTNDPTVKYETQPRFITATGGTLHMYQLEGLNWLRFSWAQGTDTILADEMGLGKTIQTIVFLYSLYKEGHTKGPFLVSAPLSTIINWEREFQMWAPKFYVVTYTGDKDSRAIIRENEFSFEDNAIKGGKKAFKMKREAQVKFHVLLTSYELITIDQAALGSIRWACLVVDEAHRLKNNQSKFFRVLNGYKIDHKLLLTGTPLQNNLEELFHLLNFLTPERFNNLEGFLEEFADISKEDQIKKLHDLLGPHMLRRLKADVFKNMPAKTELIVRVELSPMQKKYYKYILTRNFEALNSRGGGNQVSLLNIMMDLKKCCNHPYLFPVAAMESPKLPSGAYEGGALIKASGKLMLLQKMLRKLKEQGHRVLIFSQMTKMLDLLEDFLDYEGYKYERIDGGITGALRQEAIDRFNAPGAQQFCFLLSTRAGGLGINLATADTVIIFDSDWNPHNDIQAFSRAHRIGQANKVMIYRFVTRASVEERITQVAKRKMMLTHLVVRPGLGSKAGSMSKQELDDILKFGTEELFKDENEGENKEEDSSVIHYDNEAIARLLDRNQDATEDTDVQNMNEYLSSFKVAQYVVREEDKIEEIEREIIKQEENVDPDYWEKLLRHHYEQQQEDLARNLGKGKRVRKQVNYNDAAQEDQDNQSEYSVGSEEEDEDFDERPEGRRQSKRQLRNEKDKPLPPLLARVGGNIEVLGFNTRQRKAFLNAVMRWGMPPQDAFTTQWLVRDLRGKTEKEFKAYVSLFMRHLCEPGADGSETFADGVPREGLSRQQVLTRIGVMSLVKKKVQEFEHINGRWSMPELMPDPSADSKRSSRASSPTKTSPTTPEASATNSPCTSKPATPAPSEKGDGMRTPLEKEEAENQEKPEKNSKTGEKIETEADTPSPALSFGERLEPRKIPLEDEVPGVPGEMEPEPGYRGDREKSATESTPGERGEEKPLDGQEHRERPEGETGDLGKREDVKGDRELRPGPPRDEPRSNGRREEKAEKPRFMFNIADGGFTELHTLWQNEERAAISSGKLNEIWHRRHDYWLLAGIVLHGYARWQDIQNDAQFAIINEPFKTEANKGNFLEMKNKFLARRFKLLEQALVIEEQLRRAAYLNLSQEPAHPAMALHARFAEAECLAESHQHLSKESLAGNKPANAVLHKVLNQLEELLSDMKADVTRLPATLSRIPPIAARLQMSERSILSRLASKGTEPHPTPAFPPGPYATPPGYGAAFSAAPVGALAAAGANYSQMPAGSFITAATNGPPVLVKKEKEMVGALVSDGLDRKEPRAGEVICIDD; encoded by the exons ATGGCTTCCCCTCTGagggacgaggaggaggaggaggaggagatggtggtgtcggaggaggaagaagaggaggaagaagagggcgacgaggaggaggaggaggtggaggcggCCGAAGAGGACTATGAGGAGGACGACGACGAGGGAGTACTCGGGCGCCGGCCGGGCCACGACCGGGGCCGCGACCGCCACAGCCCCCCCGGCTGCCACCTcttcccgccgccgccgccgccgccgccgcctctgcccccgccgccgccgccgccgccccctccGCCAG ATAAGGACGACATTCGGCTGCTGCCTTCAGCATTGGGTGTGAAGAAGAGAAAACGAGGACCCAAGAAGCAGAAGGAGAACAAGCCAGGAAAACCCCGAAAACGCAAGAAGCTT gaCAGTGAGGAGGAATTTGGCTCTGAGCGAGATGAGTACCGGGAGAAGTCAGAGAGTGGAGGCAGTGAATATGGAACCGGACCAGGTCGGAAAAGGAGACGGAAGCACcgagaaaaaaaggagaagaagacaAAGCGGcggaaaaagggggagggagatggaggaCAAAAG CAGGTAGAACAGAAGTCATCGGCAACTCTGCTTCTGACCTGGGGCCTCGAGGACGTGGAGCATGTGTACTCTGAGGAGGATTACCACACACTCACCAACTACAAAGCCTTTAGCCAGTTCATGAG GCCCCTAATTGCTAAGAAGAATCCTAAGATCCCAATGTCTAAAATGATGACCATCCTTGGGGCCAAGTGGAGAGAGTTCAGCGCCAATAACCCCTTCAAGGGGTCGGCAGCTGCTGTCGCAGCAGCGGCCGCAGCAGCGGCTGCAGCTGTAGCTGAGCAGGTGTCAGCTGCTGTCTCACCGGCCACCCCCATAGCACCGCCCGGACCCCCCACCCTTCCAGCGCCCCCTGCTGCTGATATCCAGCCCCCACCCATCCGAAGAGCCAAAACCAAAGAGGGCAAAG GTCCAGGCCATAAGAGGCGGAGTAAGAGCCCCCGAGTACCTGATGGACGCAAGAAGCTTCGGGGAAAGAAGATGGCACCACTCAAAATCAAACTAGGGCTGCTGGGTggcaagaggaagaagggaggctCG TATGTTTTTCAGAGTGATGAGGGACCTGAAGCAGAGGCCGAGGAGTCAGATCTGGACAGTGGTAGTGTCCACAGTGCCTCAGGCCGGCCTGATGGCCCTATCCGAACCAAGAAACTAAAGAGAGGCCGgccaggaaggaaaaagaagaaag TCCTGGGCTGTCCTGCAGTGGCCGGGGAGGAGGAGGTTGATGGCTACGAGACGGATCACCAGGATTACTGTGAGGTGTGCCAGCAGGGTGGGGAAATTATTCTGTGCGACACCTGCCCTCGTGCCTACCACCTCGTCTGCCTTGATCCTGAGCTTGACCGGGCTCCAGAGGGCAAATGGAGTTGCCCCCACTGT GAGAAGGAGGGGGTACAATGGGAGgctaaggaggaggaggaagaatacgaagaggaaggagaggaagaaggggagaaggaggaagaagacgaTCACATGGAATACTGCCGCGTGTGCAAGGATGGCGGGGAGCTCTTGTGCTGTGATGCTTGCATCTCCTCCTACCACATTCATTGTCTGAACCCGCCCCTGCCCGACATCCCCAACGGTGAATGGCTGTGTCCCCGATGCACA TGTCCTGTGCTGAAAGGCCGTGTGCAGAAGATCCTGCATTGGCGATGGGGGGAGCCCCCAGTGGCAATGCCAGCCCCCCCACAGGCAGATGGGAATCCGGATGCCCCACCTCCTCGTCCTCTTCAAGGCAGATCAGAGAGAGAATTCTTTGTCAAGTGGGTAGGACTGTCGTACTGGCACTGCTCCTGGGCCAAGGAGCTTCAG CTGGAAATCTTCCACTTGGTAATGTACCGAAACTACCAACGGAAGAATGACATGGATGAGCCCCCACCCCTGGACTATGGCTCTGGTGAGGACGATGGGAAGAGTGACAAGCGCAAGGTGAAAGATCCGCACTATGCCGAGATGGAGGAGAAGTACTATCGTTTTGGCATCAAGCCAGAGTGGATGACCGTCCACCGTATTATCAACCACAG TGTGGATAAAAAGGGGAATTACCACTATCTAGTAAAATGGAGGGACTTGCCATATGACCAGTCCACCTGGGAGGAAGATGAAATGAACATCCCTGAATATGAAGACCACAAGCAAAGCTACTGGAGACACCG GGAACTCATTATGGGGGAGGACCCCGCCCAGCCCCGCAAgtataagaagaagaagaaggagctACAGGGTGATGGGCCTCCCAGTTCTCCTACTAATGAT CCTACAGTGAAATATGAGACTCAGCCACGGTTTATCACAGCCACTGGAGGCACACTGCACATGTATCAGCTGGAAGGGTTGAATTGGCTACGCTTCTCATGGGCCCAGGGCACTGACACCATTCTGGCTGATGAGATGGGTCTGGGCAAGACCATACAGACCATCGTCTTCCTCTACTCACTCTATAAGGAG GGCCACACAAAAGGTCCTTTCCTGGTGAGTGCCCCACTCTCTACCATCATTAACTGGGAGCGAGAGTTCCAGATGTGGGCACCCAAGTTCTACGTGGTGACATACACGGGTGACAAGGACAGCCGGGCCATCATTCGTGAGAATGAGTTTTCCTTTGAAGACAACGCCATCAAAGGTGGCAAGAAAGCTTTTAAGATGAAG AGGGAGGCACAGGTGAAGTTCCACGTTCTCCTGACATCGTATGAGCTGATCACCATTGATCAGGCAGCACTTGGCTCCATCCGTTGGGCCTGCCTCGTGGTAGATGAGGCCCATCGGCTCAAAAACAACCAGTCCAAG tttttcagGGTCCTCAATGGCTACAAGATAGATCATAAGTTGCTGCTGACAGGGACTCCATTGCAAAATAATCTGGAGGAGCTCTTCCATCTGTTGAACTTCCTCACCCCAGAGAGATTTAA CAAcctggagggcttcctggaggagtttGCTGACATATCCAAAGAAGACCAGATTAAAAAACTGCATGATTTGCTGGGGCCACATATGCTACGTAGGCTCAAGGCTGATGTCTTTAAGAACATGCCAGCCAAGACAGAGCTCATCGTTCGAGTGGAGCTAAGCCCCATGCAAAA AAAATACTACAAGTATATCCTGACTCGAAATTTTGAGGCCCTGAATTCCCGAGGCGGTGGGAACCAAGTGTCGCTGCTTAACATCATGATGGATCTTAAGAAGTGCTGCAACCATCCATACCTCTTTCCTGTGGCTGCTATG GAGTCCCCAAAACTCCCCAGTGGGGCCTATGAGGGTGGGGCACTTATTAAGGCATCCGGGAAGCTCATGCTGCTGCAGAAGATGCTACGGAAGCTGAAGGAGCAAGGACACAGAGTGCTCATCTTCTCACAG ATGACCAAGATGTTAGACTTGCTAGAGGATTTCCTAGACTATGAAGGCTACAAGTACGAGCGCATTGATGGTGGCATCACTGGTGCCCTGAGGCAGGAGGCCATCGATCGATTTAATG CTCCTGGagcccagcaattctgcttcCTCCTGTCCACCCGAGCTGGGGGCTTGGGCATCAATCTGGCCACTGCTGACACTGTCATCATCTTCGATTCTGACTGGAACCCCCATAATGACATCCAG GCTTTTAGCCGTGCTCATCGGATCGGCCAGGCCAACAAAGTGATGATTTACCGGTTTGTGACTCGCGCATCAGTGGAAGAGCGAATCACACAAGTGGCCAAGAGAAAGATGATGCTGACACATCTGGTGGTACGGCCCGGGCTGGGCTCCAAAGCGGGCTCCATGTCTAAGCAGGAGCTGGATGACATCCTCAAATTTGGCACTGAGGAACTATTTAAGGATGAAAACGAGG GGGAGAATAAGGAGGAGGACAGCAGTGTGATTCATTATGACAATGAGGCCATCGCTCGGCTGTTGGACCGGAACCAGGATGCAACTGAGGACACTGACGTGCAGAACATGAACGAATATCTCAGTTCTTTCAAGGTGGCCCAGTATGTGGTGCGGGAGGAAGACAAG ATTGAGGAGATCGAACGAGAGATCATCAAGCAGGAGGAGAACGTGGATCCTGACTACTGGGAGAAGCTGCTGAGGCATCACTATGAGCAACAGCAGGAAGACCTAGCCCGGAATCTCGGCAAGGGCAAGCGGGTTCGAAAGCAAGTCAACTACAATGACGCTGCTCAGGAGGACCAAG ATAACCAGTCAGAGTACTCAGTGGGATCAGAAGAGGAGGATGAAGACTTTGATGAACGTCCTGAAG GGCGTCGACAGTCAAAGAGGCAGCTCCGGAATGAAAAGGATAAGCCACTGCCTCCACTGCTGGCTCGAGTTGGGGGCAACATTGAG GTGTTGGGATTCAATACCCGTCAGCGGAAGGCTTTCCTCAATGCTGTCATGCGCTGGGGGATGCCACCGCAGGATGCTTTCACCACTCAGTGGCTGGTGCGGGACCTAAGAGGCAAGACGGAGAAGGAGTTCAA GGCCTATGTGTCTTTGTTCATGCGCCATCTTTGTGAGCCCGGGGCAGATGGCTCTGAAACGTTTGCTGACGGGGTCCCTCGGGAGGGCCTGAGTCGCCAGCAAGTGTTGACGCGCATTGGAGTCATGTCTCTCGTCAAGAAGAAG GTGCAGGAGTTTGAGCACATCAATGGGCGCTGGTCGATGCCTGAGCTGATGCCCGATCCCAGTGCTGACTCAAAGCGCTCCTCCAGAGCTTCCTCTCCTACTAAAACATCTCCCACAACCCCTGAGGCTTCCGCTACAAACAGTCCTTGCACCTCTAAACCTG CTACTCCAGCTCCAAGTGAGAAAGGAGATGGCATGAGGACACCACTTGAGAAGGAAGAAGCTGAAAACCAGGAGAAGCCAGAGAAGAATAGCAAAACTGGGGAGAAGATAGAGACAGAG GCTGatacccccagcccagccctatCGTTCGGAGAGCGACTAGAGCCAAGGAAGATTCCTCTAGAGGATGAGGTGCCAGGGGTACCTGGAGAGATGGAGCCTGAACCTGGGTACCGGGGGGACAGAGAGAAGTCAG CCACAGAGTCGACgccaggagagagaggggaggagaagccGTTGGATGGACAGGAACACAGGGAGAGGCCGGAGGGGGAAACGGGGGATTTGGGCAAGAGAG AAGATGTAAAAGGGGACCGAGAGCTTCGACCTGGTCCTCCTCGAGACGAGCCACGGTCCAATGGGCGACGtgaggagaaggcagagaagcCGCGGTTCATGTTCAATATTGCAGACGGTGGCTTCACAG AGCTTCACACACTGTGGCAGAATGAGGAACGGGCAGCTATTTCCTCGGGGAAACTCAATGAGATCTGGCACCGAAGACATGACTATTGGCTTCTGGCTGGGATTGTCCT CCATGGCTACGCACGATGGCAGGACATCCAGAATGATGCTCAGTTTGCCATTATCAATGAGCCATTTAAAACTGAAGCCAATAAGGGGAACTTTCTGGAGATGAAAAATAAGTTTCTGGCCCGGAGATTCAAG CTCCTGGAGCAGGCGCTGGTGATTGAGGAGCAGCTTCGGCGGGCGGCCTACCTGAACCTCTCGCAGGAGCCGGCGCACCCCGCCATGGCCCTCCACGCCCGCTTTGCCGAGGCCGAGTGCCTGGCTGAGAGCCACCAGCACCTCTCCAAGGAGTCGCTGGCAGGGAACAAGCCAGCCAACGCCGTACTGCACAAGG TTCTGAACCAGCTGGAGGAGTTGCTGAGCGACATGAAGGCAGACGTGACCCGCCTGCCAGCCACGCTGTCCCGAATACCCCCCATCGCAGCCCGCCTTCAGATGTCCGAGCGCAGCATCCTCAGCCGGCTGGCCAGCAAGGGCACAGAACCTCACCCCACACCG GCCTTCCCCCCGGGTCCCTACGCTACACCTCCGGGGTACGGGGCAGCCTTCAGCGCCGCTCCCGTAGGGGCCCTGGCCGCCGCAGGCGCCAATTACAGCCAGATGCCTGCAGGGTCCTTCATCACAG CCGCCACCAACGGCCCTCCAGTGCTggtgaagaaggagaaggaaatggtGGGGGCGTTGGTGTCAGACGGGCTGGATCGGAAGGAGCCCCGAGCCGGGGAGGTGATCTGTATAGACGACTGA